In one window of Posidoniimonas corsicana DNA:
- a CDS encoding DNA primase family protein, protein MVNNNLTASAVETPILGPPDMGEYRVELKEAVAELIDQGFPVTVCNGKSPGDPAMGNGWQHQRLDADQAATIIDRVPFPTIGVMQGAAGGAVDFDIDGDEELDAFNELFDGDPPVLPTYTSGRQGGEHRLAAYDSRLNAIGKSFHTFKAPSGKRITVRLGCPKLDEKGELVQGASQSIVPPSYHALGSDKDEDQAKKGPLRWSGKRYAFKPGLSIDDIGLPMLPDSVVDKLVAAANPAPAKPIVQDLTDTAAPTDAVVAAMLRSTRNMQDGGDGSKRLVAVCCRLAEFNLRDGDAVAAVRAYELQRPFPRHYTDADILARLKYAYTRPDVQVGAALVQRQALTDMGNAVRFVQRYGDRVRYVAAWGKFLVWTGNRWTMNETGEVQRLAKQTARSIYAEASLVDDEEEAKKISKHAQSSQSRTRLDAMLALAESELPIPVRHNSLDADPWLLNCENGVLDLRTGELLRHDAGHLLTRTTGIEYPTDAGEDAVLWMGFLDQIFGGDTELIRFLQRMMGLALVGQQVEHVLPIFWGGGANGKSVFINTVQKAMGDYAMTAPPGLLMTKRSDGHPTENADLFRKRLVVLAETKDGQRLDEGLVKATTGGDRIRARRMREDFWEFTPSHTPVVVTNHRPMVQGDDFGIWRRLRLVPFTVTIPPDKQDRHLPEKLEAELPAILRWLVQGCLSWQRSGLQEPRCVRAATDDYRADCDNLARWLDEEAVATANAQTQSSVLLKRYRDWCDRNGETALSHRRFGERLSATFAKEKQSRGMCYIGIGIAAADPVQV, encoded by the coding sequence ATGGTTAATAACAATCTTACCGCAAGCGCAGTCGAGACGCCAATTCTCGGCCCGCCTGATATGGGCGAGTACCGGGTGGAGCTCAAAGAGGCGGTTGCAGAACTCATCGACCAGGGGTTCCCGGTCACGGTCTGCAACGGCAAGAGCCCCGGCGACCCTGCAATGGGGAACGGGTGGCAGCACCAGAGACTTGATGCTGATCAGGCTGCCACCATCATCGACCGCGTGCCGTTCCCCACGATTGGCGTCATGCAGGGCGCAGCAGGTGGCGCTGTTGACTTCGACATCGACGGCGACGAAGAGCTCGACGCATTCAATGAACTATTCGACGGCGACCCGCCTGTGCTGCCGACCTACACTTCGGGGCGACAGGGCGGCGAGCACCGGCTTGCTGCGTACGACTCCCGGTTGAACGCCATCGGGAAGTCGTTTCACACGTTCAAGGCGCCGAGCGGCAAAAGAATCACAGTCCGGTTGGGATGCCCCAAGCTGGACGAGAAGGGGGAATTGGTTCAGGGCGCGTCACAGTCGATTGTTCCGCCCAGCTATCACGCGCTTGGCAGCGACAAGGATGAAGACCAGGCAAAGAAGGGCCCGCTTCGCTGGAGCGGCAAGCGGTACGCGTTCAAGCCCGGACTGTCCATCGACGACATCGGACTCCCAATGTTGCCCGACAGCGTCGTCGACAAGCTGGTCGCGGCGGCCAACCCCGCGCCCGCCAAACCCATCGTCCAAGACCTGACCGACACGGCGGCGCCCACGGACGCCGTCGTCGCCGCGATGCTCCGCTCGACCCGGAACATGCAAGATGGCGGCGATGGCTCCAAGAGGCTTGTGGCGGTCTGCTGCCGGCTCGCCGAGTTCAACCTTCGGGACGGTGACGCGGTCGCCGCGGTGCGTGCGTACGAGCTGCAGAGGCCGTTCCCCCGGCACTACACCGACGCCGACATCCTGGCCCGGCTAAAGTACGCGTACACGCGCCCGGACGTGCAGGTGGGCGCGGCCCTAGTGCAGCGGCAGGCCCTCACTGACATGGGCAACGCCGTCCGGTTTGTTCAGCGATACGGCGACCGGGTCCGCTACGTCGCCGCGTGGGGCAAGTTCCTCGTCTGGACCGGCAACCGCTGGACCATGAACGAGACCGGCGAAGTGCAGCGGCTCGCTAAGCAGACCGCCCGTTCGATCTACGCGGAGGCGTCACTTGTTGATGACGAAGAAGAGGCCAAGAAGATCAGCAAGCACGCACAGTCATCGCAATCACGCACCAGGCTCGATGCGATGCTCGCTTTGGCCGAGAGTGAGCTCCCCATCCCAGTGCGGCACAACTCGCTTGATGCCGACCCCTGGCTCCTCAACTGTGAGAACGGGGTTCTCGACCTGCGCACCGGCGAGCTGCTGCGTCACGATGCCGGCCACCTGCTAACGAGGACCACCGGCATCGAGTACCCGACCGACGCGGGCGAGGACGCGGTGCTGTGGATGGGGTTTCTTGACCAGATATTCGGCGGCGACACAGAGCTCATCCGGTTCCTGCAGCGGATGATGGGCCTGGCGCTCGTCGGTCAACAGGTGGAACACGTGCTGCCCATCTTCTGGGGCGGCGGCGCAAACGGCAAATCGGTGTTCATCAACACGGTGCAGAAGGCGATGGGCGACTACGCGATGACCGCGCCGCCCGGCCTGCTGATGACCAAGAGGTCGGACGGCCACCCGACCGAGAACGCGGACCTGTTCCGCAAGCGGCTGGTCGTGCTGGCGGAAACCAAGGACGGCCAACGGCTGGACGAGGGGCTCGTTAAGGCGACAACCGGCGGCGACCGCATCCGGGCGCGGCGTATGCGTGAAGACTTTTGGGAGTTCACCCCCAGTCACACGCCCGTGGTCGTCACGAACCACCGGCCCATGGTCCAGGGCGACGACTTCGGAATCTGGCGGCGGCTGAGGCTGGTGCCGTTCACAGTCACCATCCCGCCCGACAAGCAGGACCGCCACCTACCCGAGAAGCTGGAGGCCGAGCTGCCGGCCATCCTGCGGTGGCTCGTCCAGGGCTGCCTGTCGTGGCAGCGGTCCGGCCTGCAGGAGCCCCGTTGCGTCCGGGCCGCCACCGACGACTACCGGGCCGACTGCGACAACCTGGCTCGCTGGCTAGACGAGGAGGCGGTCGCGACGGCGAACGCGCAGACGCAATCGTCAGTGCTGCTGAAACGGTACCGCGACTGGTGCGACCGCAATGGCGAGACGGCGCTCAGCCATCGTCGGTTTGGTGAGCGCTTGAGTGCAACGTTTGCGAAGGAAAAGCAATCAAGAGGGATGTGTTACATCGGAATCGGAATCGCGGCCGCCGATCCTGTGCAGGTTTAA
- a CDS encoding phage major capsid protein: MVDFTKKNARDLEAERLALIDEADGIARLREGKNARDLNDQEQARFDELTSDGGLIDQKAEEVDVQHRIEKNRDAQRAAKLGAYSGKVGGPYTGDQRRHRVVEPNNGGIDPQLARLAGGYFTAIAAAAVGDYDKADAARGSLVQWGASEFATMTEGTPSAGGYIVPTPIASEIERRRDEVGVTSKVARTFSMTSESLTIPAESGRPTTYIVGEGNSITASDAALQTHMLTVKKRASFLRSSPEFLADAAGDAGAWIVDAMAYSAAEQMDSELVNGDGTSTYGGITGLVGGIGSAAVKDADSGETSLGLLDVEDWTGTIALMPPKYLDDAAWVMPRATWNNSCLPLMANSGGAGFASLMAGAPGTAVNWFGYPVHFTEQMPTAAVSTFVAFLVSKRHGVYLGDRGDMRVAVTDLEQFQNDLVSFKVTHRYDLLLPEPGNADDAGSYVGLKLAAS; this comes from the coding sequence ATGGTGGACTTCACGAAGAAGAACGCACGCGACCTGGAAGCCGAGCGGCTGGCCCTGATCGACGAGGCCGACGGCATCGCCCGGCTGCGTGAGGGCAAGAACGCCCGCGACCTGAACGACCAGGAGCAGGCCCGGTTCGACGAGCTGACGTCGGACGGCGGATTGATTGACCAGAAGGCCGAAGAGGTGGACGTGCAGCACCGCATCGAGAAGAACCGCGACGCCCAGCGGGCGGCCAAGCTTGGCGCCTACAGCGGCAAGGTAGGCGGCCCGTACACGGGCGACCAGCGGCGGCACCGCGTGGTTGAGCCCAACAACGGCGGCATTGACCCGCAGCTGGCCCGGCTGGCCGGCGGCTACTTCACCGCAATCGCCGCTGCCGCAGTGGGCGACTACGACAAGGCGGACGCCGCCCGCGGCAGCCTGGTTCAGTGGGGCGCGTCCGAGTTCGCCACGATGACCGAGGGCACCCCGTCCGCGGGTGGCTACATCGTGCCGACGCCGATTGCGTCCGAGATCGAGCGGCGCCGCGACGAGGTGGGCGTTACGTCGAAGGTGGCCCGCACGTTCTCGATGACCAGCGAGTCGCTGACCATCCCCGCGGAGTCCGGCCGGCCGACCACCTACATCGTGGGCGAGGGCAACAGCATCACCGCGTCGGACGCCGCGCTGCAGACGCACATGCTGACGGTCAAGAAGCGGGCCAGCTTCCTGCGCTCGTCGCCCGAGTTCCTGGCCGACGCCGCTGGTGATGCCGGCGCGTGGATCGTCGACGCGATGGCGTACAGCGCCGCCGAGCAGATGGACAGCGAGCTAGTCAACGGCGACGGCACCAGCACCTATGGCGGCATCACGGGCCTAGTAGGCGGCATCGGCTCCGCCGCCGTGAAAGATGCCGACTCGGGCGAGACCAGCCTCGGGTTGCTCGACGTGGAGGACTGGACCGGCACCATCGCACTGATGCCGCCCAAGTACCTGGACGACGCCGCGTGGGTCATGCCGCGGGCGACGTGGAACAACTCGTGTTTGCCGCTGATGGCCAACTCGGGCGGGGCCGGGTTCGCCAGCCTCATGGCCGGCGCGCCGGGCACCGCGGTGAACTGGTTCGGCTACCCCGTGCACTTCACCGAGCAGATGCCGACGGCGGCCGTGAGCACGTTCGTCGCGTTCCTGGTGAGCAAGCGGCACGGCGTCTACCTGGGCGACCGCGGCGACATGCGGGTTGCGGTCACGGACCTGGAGCAGTTCCAGAACGACCTGGTGTCGTTCAAGGTGACGCACCGCTACGACTTGCTGCTGCCCGAGCCGGGCAACGCCGATGACGCGGGCTCCTATGTGGGGCTCAAGCTTGCCGCCAGCTAA
- a CDS encoding HNH endonuclease: MAQAPQKRCPRCRRLHRDACPTCKPKRHQQHDANRPSAYQRGYGRAWQRASKAHLEENPLCVECEKRGRITAATCVDHSIPHRGDMELFWRQELWQSMCAACHSRKTAQGL, translated from the coding sequence ATGGCCCAAGCACCACAGAAGCGATGCCCCCGATGCCGGCGGCTGCACCGCGACGCCTGCCCGACATGCAAACCCAAGCGGCACCAGCAGCACGACGCCAACCGCCCGAGCGCCTACCAGCGTGGCTACGGCAGGGCGTGGCAGCGGGCCAGCAAGGCCCACCTGGAGGAGAACCCGCTATGCGTGGAATGCGAGAAACGGGGCCGTATCACCGCGGCGACGTGCGTTGACCACAGCATCCCGCACCGCGGCGACATGGAGTTGTTTTGGCGGCAGGAGCTGTGGCAGTCGATGTGCGCTGCCTGCCACTCACGGAAGACGGCGCAAGGGCTGTGA